The sequence ATTCCTGAGCTGGAACAAATATTGCATCAAACTATGCAGGCATCCGGTGGTGAGTCTACTGGAATTGAACCAGGGTTAGCAGAGAGGTTACAGTCTTCTTTAAGTCAAGCAACCCAAGAACAAGAATTGAAAGGCGAGCCTGCTGTATTACTCACATCAGGTGTGTTAAGAACGACATTGGCTAAGTTTGTTAAGAACACGATTCCTAATTTAAGGGTATTGTCTTATCAAGAGATTCCCGACGAGAAACAGATTAGAATAGTACAAGCGGTGGGTAATTAACCTGTTGAGTCTTAACTCAAATAATAAGCGTGCTACGCCAATAAACCTTGGACGAATACATTGAAGATAAAACGATTTTTTGCCAAAGATATGAGATTAGCTCTGCTTCAAGTGAAAGAAGAACTTGGATCTGAAGCCGTAATCATGTCTAACAAAAAGGTAGCGGGTGGGGTAGAAATTGTAGCGGCTATTGATGGTGAACCAACAGATAGAACCGCTTCTCAAGGTGGTTCTCGTGTACAGTCACGTTATGAAGCCAGTTCAACTAGAACAGATAACCGTCAGTATGAGCGTGATTTACAAGATGACCGCGTGAGTTTGCAAAGTAATGCTTCATCTGCCTCTGGTTCAACGACTAAACGCTTTGCAAATATGCTTAAGCAATATAGCCGTAGCGACGAAGATAGTGGGTCTAGAACAACAGAAGCCGATTCACTTTCAGCATTATTAAAGCGGCAATCAGACCCTCAGAAAACCACGCCAGAATCACCAAGAGGTGTGATTTCTTCATCTCTCGCACAAGATTCTGGATTAGCGAAGCTTATTTCTGATGATTCTCGAAATCCCAGACCGGCACCAAAGCTCGATCCTACCCGATATGACCGTCAACGCGGACAATCTGAAATGGGAGAGGAAACCAATCAAGAGCTTAACTCAATGAGAGAAGAAATGATGTCTATACGCCGTCTTCTCGAGCACCAAGTTTCGGGGTTAATGTGGCAGGAGGTTGAGCGTAGAGAACCTTTGAGAGCGATGTTAATAAAGCGACTAGAAAGAATGGGATTATCTTCTGATCTGGCAGACCAACTCGCTTGTTATATTTCAGAAGAT is a genomic window of Vibrio algarum containing:
- the flhF gene encoding flagellar biosynthesis protein FlhF: MRLALLQVKEELGSEAVIMSNKKVAGGVEIVAAIDGEPTDRTASQGGSRVQSRYEASSTRTDNRQYERDLQDDRVSLQSNASSASGSTTKRFANMLKQYSRSDEDSGSRTTEADSLSALLKRQSDPQKTTPESPRGVISSSLAQDSGLAKLISDDSRNPRPAPKLDPTRYDRQRGQSEMGEETNQELNSMREEMMSIRRLLEHQVSGLMWQEVERREPLRAMLIKRLERMGLSSDLADQLACYISEDTPPAQAWKELLSLVSDQVVVTKTDILKRGGVVALLGPTGVGKTTTIAKLAARAAMEYGPDNVALVTTDTFRIGAHEQLAIYGRIMGCPVKIAKDSDELAEVIYQLRNRRLVLVDTAGMGQRDVRLTEQLDTLMQDSGSVINSYLVLPATAQRRVLQETIDHFKRIPLSGCILTKIDESLSLGEFISVIVQNSLPVAYVANGQRVPEDIVIAQPKYLVAKANELLEKSTEDEPHYWTSESDGF